TGCTGGTCCAGCAGGGTTTTCCTGAACTCCGGTCGGATCATCGAGCGCCCGCACAGTTCCTAGCACATCCCGGCCGCGGTGTCTGCACGCTGCGATGCGGAGGCCGGGAACGCTTGTCGTAGTTGCGCGGCAGTGATATGAGGATGCACAACCGAACGTCGAGGAGAAACCGATGGCGCTTTTCGATCTCGTGATTCACGGAGGTCGCATCGTCGATGGGACCGGAAATCCGTGGTTCTACGGGGACGTGGCAATCAAGGACGGGCGGATCGCCGCCATCGGCAGGATCGCCCCGCAATCGGGGGCACGGGCGATTTCCGCCAATGGTCGAGTGGTGACGCCCGGTTTCATCGACATGCACACGCATAGCGATCAACCGCTTATCGCCGACGGCAACGCGGAAAGCAAGGTGCGCCAGGGGGTAACGCTGGACATCATCGGGGAGAGCCAGACGGTGGCGCCGCTGGCGGGGCCCGTTCTCGAGGAGTAC
This sequence is a window from Candidatus Zixiibacteriota bacterium. Protein-coding genes within it:
- a CDS encoding N-acyl-D-aspartate/D-glutamate deacylase; translation: MALFDLVIHGGRIVDGTGNPWFYGDVAIKDGRIAAIGRIAPQSGARAISANGRVVTPGFIDMHTHSDQPLIADGNAESKVRQGVTLDIIGESQTVAPLAGPVLEEY